A DNA window from Maribellus comscasis contains the following coding sequences:
- a CDS encoding GbsR/MarR family transcriptional regulator, whose product MEEPERLQKQKELVESIGRMHEKDGFQPVTARIMGLLMVMDKEEYTFDEIVQEMKISKSSASTALKNLEIRGVIEYVTYPGDRKRYFRFVSGDINEMIDGIEKKMKLQLDTIEQVLELKKNPDSRNAKFLRNVKEGIHFFIKNMRKLKTEYSKEH is encoded by the coding sequence ATGGAAGAGCCGGAAAGATTACAAAAGCAAAAGGAGTTGGTTGAATCTATAGGAAGAATGCACGAAAAAGATGGTTTTCAGCCTGTAACAGCTCGCATTATGGGGCTGTTAATGGTTATGGATAAAGAAGAATATACTTTTGATGAAATTGTTCAGGAAATGAAAATCAGTAAAAGCTCTGCCAGCACTGCACTAAAGAATCTTGAAATTCGCGGTGTTATCGAATATGTTACTTATCCGGGAGACCGTAAACGTTACTTTCGTTTTGTTTCGGGAGACATAAATGAAATGATTGACGGCATTGAAAAGAAAATGAAATTACAGCTCGATACTATTGAGCAGGTGCTGGAATTAAAGAAGAATCCTGATTCCAGGAATGCTAAGTTTTTGCGGAATGTAAAGGAGGGAATTCATTTTTTTATCAAGAATATGCGTAAACTAAAAACAGAATATAGTAAAGAGCATTAA
- a CDS encoding LuxR C-terminal-related transcriptional regulator: MSANQKPTTSIKAKNDSLIKTFLKQISSCCKEENNLMISVFDLQKNKFLYGNDSFQNILGYKAKEIIKGGWEFWYNKISTSEVGNIKNKIDLWNQKIISEIHPKALSFTYHIKDVYNKWHWINHELSFHQIKKNLIVLNYLHDISQKERIEYFLGIKKQAPLGNNDITISKREKEVLLLISEGLSSKQIADELYISNHTAIAHRKNLIEKFNVKNTAQLIKEASKSILM, translated from the coding sequence ATGTCAGCAAATCAGAAACCTACAACCAGCATTAAGGCAAAAAATGACAGCCTCATAAAAACTTTTCTAAAACAAATTTCGTCATGTTGCAAAGAAGAAAACAACCTGATGATAAGTGTATTTGATTTACAAAAAAATAAATTTCTGTATGGAAATGATTCTTTTCAAAACATTTTGGGATATAAAGCTAAAGAAATCATAAAGGGAGGATGGGAATTCTGGTATAATAAAATCAGTACATCTGAAGTTGGAAATATAAAGAACAAAATTGACTTATGGAATCAGAAAATAATTTCAGAAATACACCCAAAAGCACTCTCCTTTACTTATCACATAAAAGATGTTTACAATAAGTGGCACTGGATCAATCATGAGCTTTCTTTCCACCAAATCAAAAAAAATCTCATTGTTCTCAATTACCTTCACGATATTTCTCAAAAGGAACGAATCGAATATTTTTTAGGGATAAAAAAACAAGCTCCTTTAGGGAATAATGATATTACTATCTCCAAAAGGGAAAAAGAAGTGTTATTGCTTATATCGGAGGGGCTTTCATCGAAACAAATTGCAGACGAACTGTACATAAGTAATCACACCGCAATTGCCCACAGAAAAAATCTGATTGAAAAATTTAATGTTAAAAATACAGCACAGTTGATTAAAGAAGCATCAAAATCGATATTGATGTAG
- the cmoA gene encoding carboxy-S-adenosyl-L-methionine synthase CmoA, with protein MKDNIFKTKLDKSTDFTFDEKVTKVFDDMVVRSVPFYLEAQRMIAELTKDYAKPNTNVYDLGCSTGTTFLNLDTVLEPAIGFVGIDSSAEMLARCESNLVSSGIQRKFDLIEADLNTGIHIDNASVVVLCLTLQFVRPPKRTKLLQAVYEQLNPGGCVILFEKVLGESQTFNRQFIKYYYDYKRRNNYNEMEIAQKREALENVLIPYKPSENIETLEEIGFQSVETFFKWYNFSGFVALK; from the coding sequence ATGAAAGATAACATTTTTAAAACCAAATTGGACAAATCCACTGACTTTACTTTTGATGAAAAAGTTACTAAAGTATTTGATGATATGGTTGTACGTTCAGTTCCTTTTTATCTGGAAGCTCAACGTATGATTGCCGAACTTACCAAAGATTATGCAAAACCAAACACCAATGTTTATGACTTAGGGTGCTCAACAGGTACAACATTTCTTAATTTGGATACGGTTCTGGAGCCAGCCATTGGTTTTGTGGGAATTGATTCATCTGCGGAAATGCTTGCCCGGTGTGAGTCAAACCTGGTGTCATCGGGAATACAACGGAAGTTTGATTTAATCGAAGCCGATCTCAATACCGGAATTCATATCGACAATGCTTCGGTGGTAGTCCTTTGTTTAACACTGCAATTTGTACGACCACCAAAACGAACAAAACTTTTACAAGCTGTTTATGAGCAGTTAAATCCCGGAGGATGTGTGATACTTTTTGAGAAGGTTTTGGGCGAAAGTCAAACGTTTAATCGCCAGTTTATAAAATATTATTACGATTATAAACGTCGTAACAATTATAATGAAATGGAAATTGCTCAAAAACGTGAAGCATTGGAAAATGTATTAATTCCGTATAAACCTTCCGAAAATATCGAAACGTTGGAGGAGATTGGATTTCAGTCTGTTGAGACGTTTTTTAAATGGTATAATTTTTCAGGATTCGTTGCATTAAAATAG
- a CDS encoding tetratricopeptide repeat protein has protein sequence MTLSLRFFLILCCIAVTYISRANPENPEKNAGQGNEQTKTNADNKNVANWIDSLNNRVINNSINIYDPDKFLKSIIKDTSRLLTYWEYSKANKNSEAESFVLNMLGKNKLNNSDYSKAIQYHQKAFDAALRSKNDYLEALSLNMMGVVYRRMSAVKTALEYYMRALKTAQESNNTDEYMLKSMAISNEGIGGLFRMLEQYESAIEYYKSSLQYEEQLGSLLGMAIDNHNIGKTYGLLGDYESAIFYHNRSLEYNQQLNSVLGKAICYNSLGNISMHQNEYDKAYNLFVPALKMAKQAGDSTYIVNSYTNLGWYHLTQHQNDSANIFFQYAIAISKRIGYKAALLKSYNMLSELEQQRSNYKKALSYFMEANKYKDSIANDKNRQYIADLTILNDIENQKRKIEKLEYKDQLNKKNQKNKNIVIVLLGLVALILVSLILQGIQTNKKNKLIHRQKEDMFKMQLELKVLQNERLLAENKQKESEKQLLKSELEANELTRQSEIKAMQKEIDHKNRELTTAAAYAIKKSESMRAFLDNIDRLKVQHNNSETLDKLRRDIEKQMDPDSDWDNFSLYFEEVHPNYFRNLKKKHPNLTKNELRLCSYLIMNLSNKEIALLLYISADTVQKAKYRLKKKLLLSSNDSLFDYLLTV, from the coding sequence ATGACGCTGTCTCTTAGATTTTTTCTGATTCTCTGCTGTATTGCAGTAACCTACATTAGCCGTGCCAACCCTGAAAATCCGGAAAAAAATGCTGGTCAGGGGAATGAACAGACTAAAACAAATGCAGACAATAAAAACGTGGCAAACTGGATTGATAGTCTGAACAACCGGGTCATCAACAATTCAATAAATATATATGATCCTGACAAATTTTTAAAAAGTATCATCAAAGACACCAGTCGTCTGTTGACGTATTGGGAATACAGCAAAGCCAACAAAAATTCCGAAGCTGAATCATTTGTACTCAATATGTTGGGTAAAAACAAACTCAATAATAGTGATTATTCAAAAGCCATACAATATCATCAAAAGGCTTTTGACGCGGCTTTGAGGTCAAAAAATGATTATCTCGAAGCCTTATCCTTAAATATGATGGGGGTGGTGTACCGCCGAATGTCGGCTGTAAAAACTGCCCTGGAATATTACATGCGTGCACTGAAAACAGCACAGGAAAGTAATAATACCGACGAATACATGCTTAAAAGTATGGCCATATCCAACGAAGGAATTGGCGGCCTTTTCCGCATGTTGGAGCAGTATGAATCAGCAATTGAGTATTACAAAAGCTCTCTCCAATACGAGGAACAGCTTGGCAGTTTGCTGGGGATGGCAATCGACAACCACAATATCGGCAAAACTTACGGATTATTGGGCGATTACGAATCGGCGATATTTTATCATAACAGATCCTTAGAATATAACCAACAGCTGAATTCTGTTTTAGGCAAGGCTATTTGTTACAACAGCCTGGGGAACATCTCGATGCATCAAAATGAATACGATAAGGCTTATAACTTGTTTGTTCCTGCCCTAAAAATGGCAAAACAAGCCGGAGACAGTACTTATATCGTAAACTCCTATACCAATTTGGGATGGTACCACCTAACCCAACATCAAAACGACAGTGCAAATATTTTCTTTCAGTACGCGATTGCCATATCTAAACGTATAGGATATAAAGCTGCTCTTCTAAAAAGCTATAATATGTTGTCGGAACTGGAACAACAAAGGAGCAACTATAAAAAAGCACTAAGCTATTTTATGGAAGCGAATAAATACAAAGACAGTATTGCCAACGATAAAAACCGACAATATATAGCTGACCTTACAATCCTCAATGATATTGAAAATCAAAAACGAAAGATTGAAAAACTGGAATACAAAGACCAGCTGAACAAAAAAAACCAGAAGAACAAAAATATTGTTATCGTTTTACTTGGCCTGGTTGCGCTGATACTTGTTTCCCTTATCTTACAGGGAATTCAAACCAATAAAAAGAACAAGCTTATACACCGCCAGAAAGAAGATATGTTCAAAATGCAATTGGAACTAAAAGTGCTCCAAAACGAACGCTTACTTGCTGAGAACAAACAAAAAGAATCAGAAAAGCAGTTACTAAAATCGGAACTTGAAGCCAACGAGCTTACCCGGCAGAGCGAGATCAAGGCGATGCAAAAAGAAATCGACCATAAAAACAGGGAACTGACGACTGCTGCTGCCTATGCCATCAAAAAAAGCGAAAGTATGCGTGCATTTCTCGACAATATCGACAGACTCAAAGTTCAGCATAATAACTCTGAAACACTCGACAAGTTGCGAAGGGATATCGAAAAACAGATGGACCCGGATTCTGACTGGGACAATTTTAGTCTTTACTTTGAGGAAGTCCATCCAAACTACTTTAGAAATCTGAAAAAGAAACACCCTAACCTTACCAAAAACGAACTACGACTTTGTTCATACCTCATTATGAATCTAAGCAACAAAGAAATTGCCCTGCTTTTATATATCTCAGCCGACACTGTTCAGAAAGCAAAATACCGCCTGAAAAAGAAACTCTTACTATCATCCAACGACAGTTTATTTGATTATTTATTGACAGTCTGA
- a CDS encoding methyltransferase family protein, with translation MNGYFVKFGNWIFRYRNIIFPLFYAALFVPSMQIFQNSTGLLLGAFIIALGVAVRCITIGLEYIIRGGRHGKIHANNLVTGGIYSICRNPMYVGNILLILGFGVFANSLLFLLLFFPLFLIIYRAIIKAEEAFLYEKFGQEYLDYTSKVKSLIPDLRKIKSAFKGYTFNWKRVLLREYNSLYLYISGIELLMFYNKVIEFSMLVILFVITTVLYVLMKMLKKTRFSDYAKNTEK, from the coding sequence ATGAACGGTTATTTTGTCAAATTCGGAAACTGGATCTTTCGCTACCGGAACATTATTTTTCCACTGTTTTATGCTGCGCTTTTTGTCCCTTCAATGCAAATTTTTCAAAACAGCACGGGCCTGTTACTTGGAGCTTTTATTATAGCTCTTGGTGTAGCAGTGCGGTGTATCACCATCGGGCTTGAATATATAATCAGAGGCGGACGTCACGGGAAAATCCATGCAAACAATCTTGTAACAGGCGGAATTTATTCCATTTGCCGTAATCCGATGTATGTCGGGAATATACTTTTGATCCTGGGGTTTGGAGTGTTCGCGAATTCATTGCTTTTTTTACTGCTTTTTTTTCCTCTTTTTCTGATAATTTACAGAGCCATTATAAAAGCCGAAGAAGCTTTTTTATATGAGAAATTCGGACAGGAGTATCTGGATTATACATCAAAAGTTAAATCATTAATTCCTGACTTGAGAAAGATAAAATCAGCTTTTAAAGGCTATACCTTTAACTGGAAAAGGGTTCTTTTAAGAGAATATAATTCGCTTTATCTTTATATTTCAGGGATTGAATTGCTAATGTTTTACAATAAAGTTATTGAATTTTCAATGCTTGTTATCCTTTTTGTAATTACTACCGTATTGTATGTTTTGATGAAAATGCTCAAAAAAACAAGATTTAGTGATTATGCAAAAAATACCGAAAAATAG